The bacterium genomic sequence CCTGATCCATGTAGCTCGGTCCGGAGCTGAGAGTGCCGCCCGGATGTTCGCCCTCCACGAGCAGGCAGACATGCAGACCCTGGCGCGCGCCGGCCACGGCCGCGGCCACCCCGCCCGGCGTGCCGCCCAGCACCACCAGGTCGAAATCGTGGCGCGGGCTGCCGCAGCCGGAGGCCAGCAGCGACGCGGCCAGCACGGCTACAACGGAAATACGTGCGGCAATGACAGAGCGCATCCGTGGCCTCCGGCTGTTGGATCGAACGGATGAGTGGGATTCCAGGGGTTGCCTCACACCATTATCCTTTTCTTCAGCAGACGGTAGGACAGCGGCCAGAGCGCCGCGATGAAGCCCAGCACCGCGGCAAGGTGCAACAGAATCGGCCCGGAGAAATCGCCCCAGACCACCGCCTGAAGCAACTGCACCAGGTGGGTGAACGGCACGAACTGCGCCGCCAGACGAATCCCGTGCGGCAACTGGTCCAGGGGGAACACCGCCCCGCTGAAATAGAACATCGGGCTGATCACTCCGGTCAGGAAGAAATTGAAATTGTTCACCTCCTGCACCCGGCTGGTCACGATGAACCCCAGCAGGGCAAAGAGCAACCCGCCCAGAAAGCCCAGCGGCACGGCCAGCAGCGCCCACCACGAGTGCACCAGCCCCGCCACCGACACCACGCTCAGCACGCCCAGGCTGAACATGGAGCACTTGGTGCTCACCCAGAGCAGCTCGCCGCAGATCAGCTCGCTGAATGAGACCGGGCTGCCCAGGATGGCGTCGTAGATTTTCTCGTACTCCATCCTGAAAAAAGTCCCGTAGGTGGTCTCGAAACTGGCCGACCACATCGCCGTGGTGCCGATCATGCCCGGGGCGAGGTAGGCGGCGTAGCTGAGGCCGTCCACCCGGCCGACATAGGCGGCCATGCCCACGCCCAGGGCCAGCAGGAACATGATCGGCTCCAGGAACGGCGGCAGGGCATTGGCCCAGACGAACTTGAAATACACCCGCTGGTGCCGCCGCAGCACGGCCAGCACCCTCCGCCACGTGGGTTGCGGCCGTGGCAGGTCGAAAACGTGTTCAGCCATCCAGCCCCCTCCCGGTCAGCTTGAGGTACAGGTCCTCGAGGTTGGCGCGCCGCACCAGACGGCGTTCGGCGCGGCTCAGGTCGAGCGTGGCGAAAGCGGCCTCCTCGCGGGCCAGGAATAGCACCCGGTCGCCGTGGACCTCGTGCTCCAGGGGCCAGCTCTCCCAACCCTCGCCCAGCCAGCGCCGCTCCACCTCCAGCACCAGGGGTGGCAGGAAACGGCTGACCAGCTCATCCGGCACGCCCTGCTCGAGGATCCGTCCGCGGTCCATTATCACCAGACGGTCACAAAGGCGCGCGGCCTCGTCCATATAGTGCGTGCTCAGCACCAGGGTCACTCCGCCGGCGGCCAGCTCGCGCAGCAGGCTCCAGATTTCGTGGCGGGCCTGCGGGTCGAGCCCGGTGCTCGGCTCGTCCAGGATCACCAGGCGCGGCTTGTGCACCAGCGCCCGCACGATGGTGAGCCGGCGTTTCATCCCGCCCGAAAGCTCCCGGATACGGCTGTCGGCGCGGCCCTCCAGCCCGGTGAAAGCCAGGAGTTCCTCCACCCGGCCGTGCAGCTCCCGTCCCCGCATCCCGTAATAGCTGCCGTACACCTTGAGGTTCTCGCGCACGGTCAGCTCCATGTCCAGGTTGTCGCTCTGCGGCACCACGCCCACCACCTGGCGCACCCGCGCGCCCTGGAGCGCCGGGTCCAGGCCGAACACGCTCAGGCTGCCGGCGTCCCGCGGGCTGAAATTATACAGCATGCGCATGGTGGAGGTCTTGCCGGCGCCGTTGGGTCCCAGAAGGCCCAGGCATTCGCCGGCGCGCACCTCCAGGTCGATCCCGTCCACCGCGGTCACCGCGCCGAACCTCTTGGTCAGGCCGCGGGCCGCTATCACCGGGGCCCCTGAGGGAGCGCCCGGGTTCTCATTCACTGAAGTATCTGTCATGTTCTTTCGTATCCACTCTCGCCCGGGGCAGTCTCACTTAGGCGCGCCCTTGAACTGCGCGAATATTTTCCGGGCGTTGGCGTTGTAGATTTTCTCCAGCACCTCATCCGGCAGGAACAGCCCGTAGATGCCCCAGCGGCCCTGGTTGAACAGCCCGGCCGAGTAGTCGAAACACTCGTCATCCGTCTCCAGGAACCGGAAATAGGTGCGGTAAAGGCCCACGTGCGGCGGCGAATCGGTGCCGAACATCACGCGGTCCGCGTAGCGCAGCATGAAGCGGCGGGCCGTGTAGGGCTGACGGCCCAGCTCGGCGATCCGGGCGTCGATATCGACGTACAAATTGGGGTAGGCGTCCAGCCACATCCCCACCTGGTGCAGTTCCTCGGGCAGGGTGCCCATGTGCGCCCCGATGTAGATCGTCCCCGGGTGCTTGGCGAACATGCGGTTGCGCTGGGCCAGTATCTCCCACTTGGAGGGGTATTTCGTGGTGTCGCCGAAAGCCCAGTCCGGGTGCTCGCCAAGCTCGTCGTAGCGCTCGTTGTACTTGTCCACCGGGGTGAAAAAGGCCTTGGGGTCGCTCACGTGGATCATCACCGGGATGCCCAGCTTCCCGCAGGTGTCCCAGAACGGGTCGATCCGCGGGTCATCCACCGGGATCAGCTTGCCGCTCTTGTCGCGCAGGGTCAGGCCGAGGGTCTTGAAGATTTTCACCCCGCGCGCTCCGGCCCGCACGGCCTCGGTCAACTGGGCCGACTCCCTGGCCCCCCACTGCGGGTCGTCGATATAGCTGAAATCCGGGGAGAAGAACACGATGATCCGCCCCGGGGCCAGCTTTTTCGCGTTCTCCAGGTGCTCGCGCCAGGAGGGCATCGACAGCTCGCCGAACGCGGCCGGGTTGGACAGGCCGTCCAGGCTCACGCACTGGATGATCCCGGCCGAGTCCATCGCCGCCACGTACTGTGCGGTTTTGGCCAGGCCGCCCTCCATGCCCAGGTGGTTGTGGATGTCGATCACCGGGAACCTGGGCCGCAGGACCTCGGTCTCCTTGACCACGAGCTGGCTTTTCGGACGCCAGTCCAGAAGGCGCAGGTCGCCGTCCGCCGCCCGGACCGCGGCGGCCGTGAACAGCAGACAGGCACACAGAGCGATTGTGGAGCGCATCCGGCCCTCCTTTTACCAGGGTTGAATACTGAATAACTTTCTTAGAGCGAACTGGATTCGCAACCGCTTATCCTTCTTTCGTTTCGGCCTTCTGTAGGGGAAATTACATGAATTGCCCCCTACGCTTTCCCGGTACATCAGCCAACGGCTCTCTACTGGATCAGCCCCCGCGCGGCCACCTCCCAGGAGTCCACCACCTCGCCGCCGCGCACGCCGTAGAGCGTGTGGTGCATGTTCACCGTGGTGCAGACATGGTTGGGGATAACGTCCACCATATCGCCGGGCCGCGGGTGGAAGTCGCTTCCGTCCAGGTTGAGGTAGCCGTGCTCCTCGTTCATTTTCTCGCAGAGCACCTCCGGGGCCTGGACCAGGCGGCCGAAGCCGCCGCCCTCACGTCGGGCGGCATCGCTGAAAGTCTTGCTCCCACCGTCGACTATGGCCCGTCCCGGCACCGCGGTGCTGACCACCCGGCAGCGCACCCGCAGGGCGCAGTCCTCCCAGCCGCAGGCGCCGGTGTCCACGGTGTTGCAGTCGTTGAAAATGTAAGTGCCCGGGCGTATCTCGGTCTGGGCCTCGACCAGGTGCGAGTGCGCCCAGGTGGGCGTGCTGCCGCCCGAGACCACCCGCGGCTCCACCCCGGCGCGGCGGAACGCCTCCACGGCCCGGCCGAGGATGCGGTTGAGGTGGTCGAGGCTGCCGCTCTCGAGGTGCTTCAGGTGGCCGGGGTAGAACATGATCCCGCTCACCTCCATGCCGCAGCCGGCGATCCGGGCCACCTGTTCGGTCAGGCTGTCATCCACGCTCAGGCCGCAGCGCCCGAAACCGGCGTCCACCTCCACCAGCAGTTTCACCCGGCTGCGGTCCGCACCCAGGGCATCGGCCACCGCCGCGGCGTGGGCCGCGCTGTCCGTGGCCAGGCTCAGACTGCTCAGCAGCGACAGTTCGCGCAGGCGCTCCCACTTGAGCGCACCCCAGACCGGGTAGGCGAGCAGGATATCGCTCAGCCCGGCGCGGGCCATGACCAGCGCCTCGCTCACCTTGGCCGAGGTGATTCCGGCCGCGCCCAGCTCCACCTGACGGCGGGCCAGGGCCGGGACTTTGTGGGTCTTGATGTGCGGCCGCAGGACCAGGCCGTGGGCCCGGGTGTAGCCGGCCAGGCGGGCCAGGTTGCGCTCCATCACCTCCAGGTCGATCCAGGCGGCGGGAGTGTCGAGGTCGTTCAGATGCATCGGCTAAGGCTCCTTTATCCGGGTGGTGTCGCCGGCCGGGACAGCCCGGCTGCACCAAGCTAAGATACGCCGCGCGCTTTGTCAATCCGGCCCCGGCTTGAAATAATCGGCCCGAGCGATTAAGATAATGTGGTCGTTCAATTCACCGCCGCGCCGGAGCGGCGGCCGATCCGGACAGGGGGACAACAGTGTCGGTCACGCAGGACATCGGCGGCATCCTCGAGAGCTGGGAATACGACCCCGAGCGCAGCTACCGCAAGATAGTGGGGGATGACGGCCGGGAAAAAATACAGATCCGGGTGGACAACGCCGCGTTCCAGGGAGTGCTGCAGATGGACCTGGACGGCCGTCCGGACGGCAAGCGGCCGCTGGGCTTCGATTTCGTCTTCGACTACCAGCGCCAGGCCCTGCGCCGCTACTGCAACGCCCGCGGCGACGACCGTGGCTTCAGCCTCGACCCCCAGGCCTGCGCCCAGCTTTTCGATGAGAGCCTGCGGGTCTACAACCGCTACGTGTTCCTGCTCCAGCTGGAGGACTACGCCCGGGTGATCCGGGACACGGAGCGCAACATGCAGCTTTTCCGCTTCGTTCACCAGTACGCCGCCCGCGAGTCGGACCGGAACAACCTGGAACGCTGGTGGCCCTATATCCTGCGCATCCACGGCACGGCGCGCGCCATGCTGGCGCTGCACGAGTCGGGCGACCACGCCCGGGCCCTCGAAATCGTGGCCGAGACCCGGCGCAAGATCGCCGACCTGGAGGACCTGGAGTTCGAGGAGTTCCATGTCGAGCGCGAGCGCTCGCTCAAGTCGCTGCGAGAGCTGGAAGAGACGATTCACGCCACCCGCCCCCCTACCGAGAAAGACCGCCTGGAGCTGGAGCTCAGTCAAGCCGTATCCGAGGAACGCTTCGAGGAGGCCGCCCGTCTGCGCGACCGCCTTCGTTCGCTCGGGCAGTGAGTGCACCGCCCCCCTGGAGTTGCTTTTTTCTTTCCTGAGAGGATGAATTTTGTATTTTGCAGGTGCGTCCAAGCTTTGTGCAGGAACCAAATGTCGTTGCCGATGTATATATAGTGGAAAGATGGTCTCCCCCCTCGTGTGAGACTAACATTTCAAAGGAGACAGCCATGAAGCCCAGTCGGTTTTTCCCGAAGCGGGGCTACGCCCTGGCGGTGCTGACGATGACGATGGCATTCGTTATCGGCTGTTCCTCCTATGCCCGGAGCACAGCGGTCAAGGCCGAAAGCCGGCCCGCGACCCCGGTCGAGGAGTACAAGGCCGACGAGTTTGTCGGTGTGCCGATCGTGGGCGACTACGATGACGACCGCAACCTGGATTTCATCCTCGAGGTGGCGGACAAGGACCGCACTTTCAAGATCAAGGTGCACGAGGATTACGGCGAGACCAACGGTGAGGTGCTCGACAAGATCCGCCTCAAGATCAACGAGGCCGTGGACCGCGACCGCGTGCGCATCATCGGCTACTACAACCCCGAGTACAAGGGTCCGGAAAAAGAGTACGGCTTCATGGACCTGAAGACCATCGTCTTCTTCGACGACAAGAGCGGGTACGAGGAAGCCTATTTCACGGATGACAAGGACTCGCGTTTCTACAAGGACGCGGACGTGACCGTGGTCTACGCCCCGGGCCACCACTACCGCAACGTCTACTATCCCCGCTACTGCACGCCCTGGTGGGACAACGACGGCGACGGGATACCGGACGCCTACGACCCGTGGCCCTACAACTACGATGTCTGGTACGATTACAACCTGAACGGCGTCCCGGACTGGTACGATCCCTACTATTGCAGTGTCTATCCCTACTGGAGTCACTGGGACATGGGGTTCTGGGTTTCGTACAACTGGTACGGGTCCGGCTATTTCCGGTCCTACCGTCACCATCCCGGGCTCTACTATGATGATTACCTGACCTACAGCCGGCTGTACGACCACCGTCTGCAAGGCCGCGACTGGCACGACTACCGTCTCGACCCGCGGGTGGCCAACCGCTCCAACGACTACGACAAGAACATGGACCCGAAGCGGCAATGGCGTAACGATCAAGTCAACGGCGGCGGAGGCGGCTCGGCAGTGCGCGGGACCAGCGTTTCGGGCGGCGAGTCCGACCGCTACGAGCGCCTGGCCGTGGACCGCCGTCGCTTCGCCCCGGTCATCGGCGGCGGCAGTGAGGGCGGAGAGGTTGCCACCACTGGACGGACCGGTTACTTAAGCAGCGGCGCCGGGACTGTCACCAACACCGGAAGCGATGACCGGACTTTCACCCGCAACCGCGAGCTGACCGGTGTGCCGAATACAGGCGCCAACACCCGCTCGCGCAATACCGGGAGCAACTACGTTCCGCCCGAGCTGACCAAGACCAAGGACACGGGTTCCGGCACCGACACGCGCGAGACCCCTGGCGGCGGCCGCCTGCGCGACTCCGCTCCGACCCGCACCACCAGCGGCCCGGACAACCGGGTCTACGAGCCGTCGAGCCGTGAGCGCGTGGTGGGCGGCGAGTCCGTCGGGAGAGGCACGGTCTCGGGCGCCGGCGCCACCAGCAACAGCACCACGCGCGGCGCGACCCGCGAGCGCACCGCCGACGGCGCCACCTCCGGCACGGCCAGCGGACGGGTGACCACCCCCTCGGACTACAGCACCACACCGTCTGCGGGCGCCCGGAGCCGCAGCACCACGGACAGCCGTTACCGCGGCTCTTATGTGACCAGCCGCAGCAGCGGTGGGTACACCACTCCGAGCAGCTCGGGCAGCAGCAGCGCCCCGTCCGGCAGCACTTACAGCGCTCCCAGCCGGGAACGCTCCTCGGGTGGCGGCAGCTATACGCCCTCCTCGGGCAGCGGTCGCAGCAGCGGCGGCAGCAGCGCCCCGGCCCCCTCGTCGCGTCCGGCCGCCTCGAGCGGCGGATCGCGCCCGGCCCCGGCTGCGGCTGCACCCTCCTCCTCGGGCGGCTCGCGCAGCCGTGACAGCGGCTCCTCCTCCTCCGGCTCCTCGGGCGGCAGCCGCGGCGGCGACAGAGGCAGGAGGTAAGACCGGCCCTCGGTAATTCCTGGCAGATGACCTCAGACGCCGGTGGAGACCCCGCAAAGTCTCCACCGGCTGTCCATCTGCGGCAATAGAGCGTACTCACTGTGGAACATATCGATAACGGCAGATTTCTCGTAAGAAGTGCGCAAAGAATAACCTTGAATTGAGGTACAGATGAAACGATACGCCCTGCCTGTGCTGTTGTCTGTCCTGGCCCTGGTGGCCGTCCTGATCCCGGCGTGCAGCAAGACCAAGGAGAAAGAGGTCGCGGTCTACTACCTGTACACGGATGTCTACGGAAACGCCGAATTCGAGACTGACAACGACTATCCGCCCCCGGACAACCTGGATAACTCCAAGGATGACCTGATCGTGGTCACCATGCATTTCGCCGAGGCCTACCTGGGCGGCGCGGCCAATGGCGGATTCGACAAGGACGCCATCTACGGCTACTGCATCACCGAGGACACGGCGGGCGATGCGCCTAATTTCTATTTCCCGTTCGTCCCGCGCGGGCCGTACTGGGCCAGCGCCGAGCTGACAGTCAACGACACCTGCTATTTCGTCAAGACCGCCGAGTTCTACCACTCCGGCGACACGGCCAACACCCGGGTCGACATGCGGCCTGTGCTGCTGGGCGTGGACAAGGGCTGTTTCGACCTGATCCTGAGCGCGGCGCAGGATGAGCCGGTGGAGTACGTGCAGGCCGGGCCGCGCTGCTGGCTGAACAAGAAGGTCTACGACAAGTTCTACAAAGAGGCCGAGGCCAGCCGCGAGGAGCTGCTCAATCCGTAAAGGGAGCGGCAGGCGGGTCCGGCGGATCGCAGATGGAAAAGGGGCGCGGAAAATTTCCGCACCCCTTTTTTTTAGGCAGCGTGAGCGAGGCGCCCGCCCGAGGGGTTTGTCTTTCACCTCGTTCAGCCGTCCGCTTTTTACGTCGAGCACGAAGCCGTGCAGCTTTATTTCCGCCGGGACCCAGGGGTGCGAGCGGATTTTCTGAAGCTGACGGCGCACGTTGTCCTCCAGGTCGCTGAAAGCGTTGAAATGGCTGGGCGCGACCGCGTTCTTGCTGGTAGATCGGCACAGGCGATCAGCCAGCTCGTGGTCCTGGAAAGTCAGCATGCCGCAATCGGTGTGGTTTATCACCATCCATTCCCGGGTGCCCAGGAGGTGGTGGCTTATCAGCAGGCTGCGCAGGGCATCCACGCTTACGATGCCGCCGGCGTTGCGGATGATGTGGGCATCCCCGGTTTTCAGCCCGAGGATTTCCTCTACGGTCAGGCGGGCATCCATGAGGCCACCACGGCCAGCTTGCGCCCGGGGGGCATCGGCAGGTGCGCCAGGTTGAACCCGGCGGCATAGGCTGCGTTGGGCTTGAGGGTCTCTTCAATCACGCTCATCGGCGCCTCCGCTTAATGTTCAAAAATTCAATCGACAATGACATATAATGGAATTTTCCCGACCCGCTTTGTCAACCCGGTGAAGCCGGGTGTGGAAAAAACCAGGATATTTTCATTTTTCAACCCCAGGAGGGGCGAAAAGGGGATGCTGTTTAAGGTTTTTATGCTTGGAACAGGAGGGGGAAGAGACTGGACTGAGGGAGGTGGTCACGGCTGTAGCGCGGGCGCAGAGGGCAGCCCGGCCAGCGCTTCAGGGATAAAAACGGCCTAAATATAAAAAAATCAAACAGATATACCGCAACATGTCTTGCATCACTGTAAATGAAAGAGGCAAAAGCAAGTCGATCAAGCTGTTAAGCGCCTAAAATATTACAAAAATATTGTCATTTTTCTTGACAAAAGTCTCCGGCATGGTATACTCGGGACGTAAATGATATAATTATGACCTTTAGGCAAGGTGCAGCACCACTCAGCAAGGAGGAGTTCCAAGCCAGCCCGAGGTAAAAAAAATCAGCGGAAGATCCCAATTCCCGCGAAGACCCGTCACCCTCCCAGCCTGGAAACGACGGGTCTTTTTTTTGCACGGACCGGGCCGCGCCCGTTTTCGCGGTGAGGATTCAAGGCGCTCACTCCAGCTCCAGCACCCCGTAGATGTCCAGTATCGGCACAGTCACCAGCACACCGTCCCCGGCCTGAGGCTTGAGCTCCAGGCTCAGCGGCGCCGACCCCGGCTGGTGCCAGGCGGCTTTGCGCGGTCGGAAGCCTTTCTCGCTGAACAACACCGGGATGTCCGCCACCGGATGGTCCGGCCAGTAGTTGACCAGGTGCGCCAGGCGTCGAGCTCCGGCGCGGTAGTACTCCGACGCCACACAGGGTTCAGTCTCCACTTGCACCGTGCAGGGGCCGCCCAGGGCCCAACCGAGCCCGGCGCGGAACTGCTCCCAGTTGCGCGGCAGGCCCCAGAACTCCGGGTCGACCTCATCCGCGTAGGCTGGCACCTTGGCCGGGCTTTCGAACGACGGCAGGTAGAACACCCGTCCCCGGCCCAGCTCCAGGCGCGCGGCGCGGCCCGGTTCTGCCTGCGGAGCGGGAAGGCCCATTTTGGTCCAGAAACGGTCCGCGCCCTCGCGCTCGCGCCGCCACTGGTCGAACTTTCCCGTGGCCCCGACTACGGCCAGGGCGCCGCCGCGCTCCACATAGGCCTTGAGAAGCACGATCCGCTCATCCGACAGGTTCTGCTGCTCGGCCAGGACCACGGCGCGCCGGGAGTCGAGGTGCTCCCAGTCCTGGTCGAAGAGCAGGCTGAACGGGGCGTGGGTCTGGATCAGGGTCTGCTCGGCCTGGATCGTGGCCAGGAAAGCCGCCCAGCCGGTAAAGGTCATGGAGTCGAAATCGCGCATCACGCCGATGTCGGCGATGGGTTCCAGTTCACGGAACAGGCCGCGGTTGGAATTGAAAAAGGCCAGGAACTGACGGTCCACGTCCTTGCCCCGGCCGGTGCTGTCCGGGTCGAGGATCGGCCAGCCCACATCCCCGGCGCACATGCGGTTGAAAGCCATGCTCTCGGCCAGCTCCAGCGGACTGCCGTTGTAGCTGAACAGGGCGTTCCCGAAACGGCGCGCGGTCTTGAACGAGCGGATCTTGCTCACCAGGCGGTTCTCAGCCGGATAGTAGTGCGCCTGGTCGGGGTCCTCACTCCAGAAAATGTCGCACAGCGGCAGCAGACGGGCGTGGTCCATGCCGTTGGAGTAGGCGCAGTTCTGGCCCCAGACCCCGTGCGGGTTGAACTCCACCACCGCCTCGGGGTCGACCGAGCGGATATGCTCGCTCAACTCGCGGATGAAACCGGTCAGGGCCTCGACCCGGAACGTGATCCACTCCTGGACCAGGGGGTCGACCACCGGGGCCATGGGGTGATTCTCCACCCGCGGGGGACGCACCCGCTCCACCTCGGAAAAGCCCAGGCGGGCCAGGCGCTGTTCCGGAGTGTATTTTTTCTCCAGATACTCGCGGAACAGGGCCTGGATATGCTCGGTGTAGCCGGCGTCCAGCGGGAACATGGTGTAGAAATTGTCGAAATGGATCAGGTTCATCCCGTAGCCCTGCAGGGCCTCGGTCACCTGGCCCTCGATCAGCTCGCGGTAGCCGGGATGGGTGAAATCGGCGCGCTCGCGGTAATATTGGTCGGCGTAGACAATCGGCTCGCCGTTGTGGTCGCGCTGGACCCAGCCGGCGGCCGCGGGCCGCTCCTGGAACAGGGTCTCGCTGAACAGGGTGCTGCCGATGTAGGCCCCGGCGAACATGCCGTTCTTTTTCAGGGCCTCCACCAGCTTGCGGGTGTAGAGCTTGGAGTCTTTCTCATGTTCCGGCCCCAGGCCTTTGTAGAAATGGGTGATCACCGTGTTGACCCCGGCCTTTTTGAGGGCCTCGACCGTGCTTTCGGCGTGCTCCCATTCCCAGCGCGCCTGCGGGTCGTGGGGGACATGCCCGCCGCGGATACGGAATTCGAGTGGTTCCCAGTTGCCCACGAACGAGATACCGCTCTGGAGCCACCAGCCGGGTTTGCGCTCGGCGGGCCGGATGCCCTGCTGAGCCGGGAGCGGGGTTGTCGCGGCCAGAAGCAGCAGACCCAAAGCCGGTAACCATCTTCCTTTACGCATGTTCACCTCCGGGATGCGGCCGAAAAGAGGGATTTGTCTTTACGCCGCCGGTGCATTTTATTATATTTGAAACGATTGTATTCCAGGCTTTGACCGTACCGCGGCAGCCTTTCCAGCACAGCGGAGGGCAATCGCGGTAAATTCTTTTGCGGAGATTAAGTGCAATGATGTTCCGGGAGATGTTCAAGAGCAAGATCCACCTGGCCACGGTGACAGAGACGGTCCTGGAGTACGAGGGCTCGATCGGCATAGACCACGACCTGATGCTCGCCGCCGACCTTCTGCCCCACGAAAAGGTGATGGTGGCCAATGTCAACACCGGCGAGCGGCTGGAAACCTACGTGATCGAGGCCCCATCCGGCAGCGGCACGATCAGCCTGAACGGGGCCGCGGCCCGCTGCGCCCAGCCCGGCGACCGTGTGATTATAATCAGTTTCTGCATGATCGATGAGAACGAGGCCCGCGAGATGAAGCCCACGGTGGTGTTTGTCGACCGGCAGAACCATCAGGTGCGCAAGGGCTGAGCCCGAAACGCTCGATGAACGCTGGAATCGGATTGAATACAGGTTTTAAGGGGGTGCGGAATGCCGCATCCCTTTTTGTTTTGTATTGCCTCCCCCTTTTTCAAGGGGGGTAAGGCGCCCGCCCCAAACATCCAATGAGTCCCGGCTGCGGAATCCGTCGCCAAGCTACTGCCCGCTCTCCTTGGCCGCCTGGTCCAGGGCCCGGTTGACCAGGCTGTCGGCCCGCGTGTTGAGTTCGCGCCGCACGTGACGGGTGCTGAAACTGTCGAACGAGGTGACCAGCGCCCGCACCTGTTCCA encodes the following:
- a CDS encoding ABC transporter permease — protein: MAEHVFDLPRPQPTWRRVLAVLRRHQRVYFKFVWANALPPFLEPIMFLLALGVGMAAYVGRVDGLSYAAYLAPGMIGTTAMWSASFETTYGTFFRMEYEKIYDAILGSPVSFSELICGELLWVSTKCSMFSLGVLSVVSVAGLVHSWWALLAVPLGFLGGLLFALLGFIVTSRVQEVNNFNFFLTGVISPMFYFSGAVFPLDQLPHGIRLAAQFVPFTHLVQLLQAVVWGDFSGPILLHLAAVLGFIAALWPLSYRLLKKRIMV
- a CDS encoding ABC transporter ATP-binding protein; protein product: MTDTSVNENPGAPSGAPVIAARGLTKRFGAVTAVDGIDLEVRAGECLGLLGPNGAGKTSTMRMLYNFSPRDAGSLSVFGLDPALQGARVRQVVGVVPQSDNLDMELTVRENLKVYGSYYGMRGRELHGRVEELLAFTGLEGRADSRIRELSGGMKRRLTIVRALVHKPRLVILDEPSTGLDPQARHEIWSLLRELAAGGVTLVLSTHYMDEAARLCDRLVIMDRGRILEQGVPDELVSRFLPPLVLEVERRWLGEGWESWPLEHEVHGDRVLFLAREEAAFATLDLSRAERRLVRRANLEDLYLKLTGRGLDG
- a CDS encoding amidohydrolase, encoding MRSTIALCACLLFTAAAVRAADGDLRLLDWRPKSQLVVKETEVLRPRFPVIDIHNHLGMEGGLAKTAQYVAAMDSAGIIQCVSLDGLSNPAAFGELSMPSWREHLENAKKLAPGRIIVFFSPDFSYIDDPQWGARESAQLTEAVRAGARGVKIFKTLGLTLRDKSGKLIPVDDPRIDPFWDTCGKLGIPVMIHVSDPKAFFTPVDKYNERYDELGEHPDWAFGDTTKYPSKWEILAQRNRMFAKHPGTIYIGAHMGTLPEELHQVGMWLDAYPNLYVDIDARIAELGRQPYTARRFMLRYADRVMFGTDSPPHVGLYRTYFRFLETDDECFDYSAGLFNQGRWGIYGLFLPDEVLEKIYNANARKIFAQFKGAPK
- a CDS encoding alanine racemase, which produces MHLNDLDTPAAWIDLEVMERNLARLAGYTRAHGLVLRPHIKTHKVPALARRQVELGAAGITSAKVSEALVMARAGLSDILLAYPVWGALKWERLRELSLLSSLSLATDSAAHAAAVADALGADRSRVKLLVEVDAGFGRCGLSVDDSLTEQVARIAGCGMEVSGIMFYPGHLKHLESGSLDHLNRILGRAVEAFRRAGVEPRVVSGGSTPTWAHSHLVEAQTEIRPGTYIFNDCNTVDTGACGWEDCALRVRCRVVSTAVPGRAIVDGGSKTFSDAARREGGGFGRLVQAPEVLCEKMNEEHGYLNLDGSDFHPRPGDMVDVIPNHVCTTVNMHHTLYGVRGGEVVDSWEVAARGLIQ
- a CDS encoding UvrB/UvrC motif-containing protein encodes the protein MSVTQDIGGILESWEYDPERSYRKIVGDDGREKIQIRVDNAAFQGVLQMDLDGRPDGKRPLGFDFVFDYQRQALRRYCNARGDDRGFSLDPQACAQLFDESLRVYNRYVFLLQLEDYARVIRDTERNMQLFRFVHQYAARESDRNNLERWWPYILRIHGTARAMLALHESGDHARALEIVAETRRKIADLEDLEFEEFHVERERSLKSLRELEETIHATRPPTEKDRLELELSQAVSEERFEEAARLRDRLRSLGQ
- a CDS encoding family 10 glycosylhydrolase, translating into MRKGRWLPALGLLLLAATTPLPAQQGIRPAERKPGWWLQSGISFVGNWEPLEFRIRGGHVPHDPQARWEWEHAESTVEALKKAGVNTVITHFYKGLGPEHEKDSKLYTRKLVEALKKNGMFAGAYIGSTLFSETLFQERPAAAGWVQRDHNGEPIVYADQYYRERADFTHPGYRELIEGQVTEALQGYGMNLIHFDNFYTMFPLDAGYTEHIQALFREYLEKKYTPEQRLARLGFSEVERVRPPRVENHPMAPVVDPLVQEWITFRVEALTGFIRELSEHIRSVDPEAVVEFNPHGVWGQNCAYSNGMDHARLLPLCDIFWSEDPDQAHYYPAENRLVSKIRSFKTARRFGNALFSYNGSPLELAESMAFNRMCAGDVGWPILDPDSTGRGKDVDRQFLAFFNSNRGLFRELEPIADIGVMRDFDSMTFTGWAAFLATIQAEQTLIQTHAPFSLLFDQDWEHLDSRRAVVLAEQQNLSDERIVLLKAYVERGGALAVVGATGKFDQWRREREGADRFWTKMGLPAPQAEPGRAARLELGRGRVFYLPSFESPAKVPAYADEVDPEFWGLPRNWEQFRAGLGWALGGPCTVQVETEPCVASEYYRAGARRLAHLVNYWPDHPVADIPVLFSEKGFRPRKAAWHQPGSAPLSLELKPQAGDGVLVTVPILDIYGVLELE
- a CDS encoding aspartate 1-decarboxylase, whose amino-acid sequence is MFREMFKSKIHLATVTETVLEYEGSIGIDHDLMLAADLLPHEKVMVANVNTGERLETYVIEAPSGSGTISLNGAAARCAQPGDRVIIISFCMIDENEAREMKPTVVFVDRQNHQVRKG